One part of the Thermanaeromonas sp. C210 genome encodes these proteins:
- a CDS encoding YtxH domain-containing protein, whose amino-acid sequence MLRRGFWGGLLAGAVVGFFVGLMSHPAQSAEEPRPPADAASGTEDGRPRRLGGVVRYRRN is encoded by the coding sequence ATGCTGCGGCGAGGATTCTGGGGAGGGCTGCTAGCAGGGGCGGTAGTAGGTTTTTTTGTAGGGTTGATGTCCCACCCGGCTCAATCCGCCGAAGAGCCCCGGCCGCCTGCCGATGCAGCCAGCGGAACCGAGGATGGTCGTCCTAGGCGGTTGGGCGGTGTCGTTCGTTATCGTAGGA